The following proteins are co-located in the Apis mellifera strain DH4 linkage group LG11, Amel_HAv3.1, whole genome shotgun sequence genome:
- the LOC413427 gene encoding uncharacterized protein LOC413427 isoform X2, whose protein sequence is MASGIPSVHQRKLGPAPIASFEDLSDEVENGEPAARMPGIVEVTTPATPGSSLKTPSTPRIDISRASSSSHHEDSNSRDSTPERELLAGGEPPPGCKLTLGYKEDAQDLRSSTEELDLQDPIHEQDLKRESKKLAKRRKEDGSLSDYSGKQLDRERKDSNCSEIVLLNISGRTSRLSSVGSQGSGASGKLSVVSATSSRSPSPHKCLLETSFCGSKPTLADNLIEPSKPETDDLEKILLKREADTTKALIPESIKVSMVDGNLKPDPLDKPRRRGREERKEIFKREVEITKRFLEKVPVVKRQENTTTTEQQQQQLRSQQMQEVQKPATLDFNDKRKKAQNFKEIVQTTPTTSSVTGSPKLARHQKVRDLEGSRTPSPSSVSRKSSFTSLFKARTDSSVLSPESPSPSTKPRRSLTSKIKDTTESLRSRSKSRDRVTPPGGEKGLRKEARNKGVFSSTLSLFKKRERKKSYDEAIAASCTTSASTSAELNPPSVESIGHVEFRFNADKEGGRKDDSIFISLHADDRNYEEALPSESVSIPLETPTKLLDEYESEPRTGSIVTEVSIEHYPPPPSSSSSSSSRIKTEALIEISSRIPRSGSKESEISRSSSKDSKLSGHGKGEVGVRSSAEGKPSSEHRVSSSSSRDSIGGRRDATTKPKRRSKEAQERRDEEIPSSRQVREEVRRAELLDEGTLKIADQELAKTPSVISDLDRNSSESERDSEIEFIRNKVEKLAEELPDERKGLFYEESFEEDLPYIPTTLPLEKSVAVPILPVKQRLQEVRTIPIERPRSTTPINPTLLDEFVMQTSLDERRVEKMKISLPREESFKLKSPRKHAANTFMEFAGKVPDGGRKTAGKSPSPPPLPPRATARPSNWINFEEIPEKRKAPKRIQTIPRPEDEVKSDGYSYVQPEECRCECHEESRRASMKEAAASATRASSSCSSNGERACNGDNCTVPTSTSLDRASIVSDSSLEYSLSIEENNAAQPLSAKPFSIDLDVRSNRSSIVSQDETDETLHQ, encoded by the exons ATGGCGTCAGGAATACCGAGCGTTCATCAGAGGAAGCTTGGACCAGCGCCGATAGCATCCTTCGAAGACCTGTCCGACGAGGTGGAAAAC GGGGAACCGGCTGCGCGAATGCCAGGCATCGTCGAGGTCACCACGCCGGCAACGCCTGGTAGTTCGCTTAAGACACCCAGCACGCCGAGAATTGACATCAGCAGGGCGAGCAGTTCCTCCCACCATGAGGACAGTAACTCCAGGGATTCCACGCCCGAGAGGGAACTCCTCGCAG GCGGGGAACCTCCACCCGGATGCAAGCTGACTCTGGGCTACAAAGAGGACGCCCAGGATCTGAGATCGTCGACGGAGGAGCTCGACCTGCAAGATCCGATTCACGAGCAAGATCTGAAGAGGGAATCGAAGAAATTGGCCAAAAGGCGGAAGGAGGATGGTTCTCTGTCCGACTACAGCGGCAAACAATTGGACAGGGAGCGCAAGGACAGCAATTGTTCAGAGATTGTCCTGCTGAACATCAGCGGCAGAACGTCCAGGCTCTCCTCGGTTGGTAGCCAAGGTTCGGGGGCGTCCGGCAAGCTCTCCGTCGTGTCGGCCACGTCGTCCAG GTCACCGAGCCCGCACAAATGCCTGCTGGAAACGTCGTTCTGCGGGAGCAAGCCGACATTGGCCGATAACCTGATAGAACCGTCGAAGCCGGAGACGGACGACCTGGAGAAGATCCTGTTGAAACGGGAGGCGGACACCACGAAAGCGTTAATCCCTGAGAGCATAAAGGTGTCGATGGTGGATGGAAATTTGAAGCCAGATCCGTTGGACAAACCGAGGAGGCGGGggcgagaggagaggaaggagatttttaaaagagaagtGGAAATAACCAAGAGATTTCTCGAGAAG GTGCCAGTTGTGAAGAGACAAGAGAATACAACAACGACtgagcaacaacaacaacaactgaGAAGTCAACAGATGCAAGAGGTACAGAAACCGGCCACCCTGGACTTCAACGACAAGAGGAAAAAGGCGCAGAACTTCAAGGAGATAGTGCAAACAACGCCGACGACGAGCAGCGTGACCGGCAGCCCAAAGTTGGCCAGGCATCAGAAAGTGCGCGACCTAGAGGGATCCCGTACACCCAGCCCGTCCTCCGTTTCGAGAAAGAGCAGTTTCACCTCCCTGTTCAAG GCCCGCACAGACAGCAGTGTGTTGAGCCCAGAATCACCGTCGCCCAGCACCAAGCCCCGCCGTAGCTTGACGTCCAAGATCAAGGACACGACCGAGAGTCTGCGCAGCAGGTCCAAGTCGAGGGACCGGGTCACCCCCCCGGGTGGTGAGAAAGGGCTGAGAAAGGAGGCGAGGAACAAGGGGGTGTTCTCGTCCACTCTGAGCTTGTTCAAGAAACGCGAGCGCAAGAAAAGTTACGACGAGGCGATCGCCGCCTCCTGCACCACCTCCGCCTCCACCTCGGCCGAGCTCAACCCCCCCTCGGTCGAGAGCATCGGCCACGTCGAGTTCCGGTTCAACGCGGACAAGGAGGGGGGGCGCAAGGACGACTCGATCTTCATAAGCTTGCACGCAGACGACAGGAACTACGAGGAGGCACTCCCCTCGGAGAGCGTCTCGATACCGCTGGAAACGCCCACGAAACTGTTGGACGAGTACGAGTCCGAGCCTCGCACGGGGAGCATCGTGACCGAGGTGTCGATCGAGCATTACCCCCCACccccgtcctcctcctcctcctcctcgtcgaggATAAAGACCGAGGCGTTGATCGAGATATCCTCGAGGATACCGCGGAGCGGGTCCAAGGAGTCCGAGATATCGAGGAGCTCGTCCAAGGACTCGAAGCTGAGCGGCCACGGGAAAGGGGAGGTTGGGGTGAGGTCGTCCGCGGAGGGGAAACCTTCCTCGGAGCACCGGGTGTCCAGCAGCTCGTCCAGAGACTCGataggagggaggagagacgCGACGACGAAGCCGAAGAGGAGGAGCAAAGAGGCGCAGGAGAGAAGGGACGAGGAGATCCCCTCGTCGAGGCAAGTAAGGGAGGAGGTTAGAAGGGCGGAGTTGTTGGACGAGGGAACGCTGAAGATCGCGGATCAGGAGCTGGCGAAGACGCCGAGCGTGATCTCCGACCTGGATCGCAACAGCTCGGAGTCGGAGAGGGACTCGGAGATCGAGTTTATCAGGAACAAGGTCGAGAAGCTTGCCGAGGAACTGCCGGACGAGAGGAAGGGCCTGTTCTACGAGGAGAGTTTCGAGGAGGATCTCCCCTATATCCCGACCACCCTCCCCTTGGAGAAAAGCGTGGCTGTGCCGATCCTGCCCGTGAAGCAACGACTTCAGGAAGTAAG GACTATACCGATCGAGAGGCCGCGCTCCACGACGCCGATAAACCCGACGCTGCTCGACGAGTTCGTGATGCAGACTTCCCTGGACGAGCGTCGAGTGGAGAAGATGAAGATATCGCTGCCCAGGGAGGAAAGTTTCAAGCTGAAGAGCCCGAGGAAGCACGCGGCGAACACGTTCATGGAGTTCGCCGGCAAGGTGCCCGACGGGGGCCGGAAAACCGCGGGCAAGTCGCCGAGTCCTCCTCCACTGCCACCGAGGGCCACGGCCAGGCCGAGCAATTGGATCAATTTCGAGGAGATACCGGAGAAGAGGAAAGCGCCGAAAAGGATCCAGACGATCCCTCGGCCCGAAGACGAGGTGAAATCAGATGGATACAGTTACGTTCAACCGGAGGAATGCAG GTGCGAGTGCCACGAAGAGTCGCGGCGAGCGTCGATGAAAGAGGCGGCTGCCAGCGCGACGAGGGCATCGTCCTCGTGCAGCAGCAACGGGGAACGCGCTTGCAACGGTGACAACTGTACGGTGCCTACGTCGACGTCACTGGACCGTGCCAGTATCGTCAG TGACAGCTCGTTGGAGTATAGCCTGAGCATCGAGGAGAACAACGCTGCGCAACCGTTATCGGCGAAGCCGTTCAGCATTGATCTGGACGTTAGGTCGAATCGGTCCAGTATCGTATCCCAGGACGAGACTGACGAGACCCTGCACCAATAA
- the LOC413427 gene encoding uncharacterized protein LOC413427 isoform X1 — MASGIPSVHQRKLGPAPIASFEDLSDEVENGEPAARMPGIVEVTTPATPGSSLKTPSTPRIDISRASSSSHHEDSNSRDSTPERELLAGGEPPPGCKLTLGYKEDAQDLRSSTEELDLQDPIHEQDLKRESKKLAKRRKEDGSLSDYSGKQLDRERKDSNCSEIVLLNISGRTSRLSSVGSQGSGASGKLSVVSATSSRSPSPHKCLLETSFCGSKPTLADNLIEPSKPETDDLEKILLKREADTTKALIPESIKVSMVDGNLKPDPLDKPRRRGREERKEIFKREVEITKRFLEKVNIQVPVVKRQENTTTTEQQQQQLRSQQMQEVQKPATLDFNDKRKKAQNFKEIVQTTPTTSSVTGSPKLARHQKVRDLEGSRTPSPSSVSRKSSFTSLFKARTDSSVLSPESPSPSTKPRRSLTSKIKDTTESLRSRSKSRDRVTPPGGEKGLRKEARNKGVFSSTLSLFKKRERKKSYDEAIAASCTTSASTSAELNPPSVESIGHVEFRFNADKEGGRKDDSIFISLHADDRNYEEALPSESVSIPLETPTKLLDEYESEPRTGSIVTEVSIEHYPPPPSSSSSSSSRIKTEALIEISSRIPRSGSKESEISRSSSKDSKLSGHGKGEVGVRSSAEGKPSSEHRVSSSSSRDSIGGRRDATTKPKRRSKEAQERRDEEIPSSRQVREEVRRAELLDEGTLKIADQELAKTPSVISDLDRNSSESERDSEIEFIRNKVEKLAEELPDERKGLFYEESFEEDLPYIPTTLPLEKSVAVPILPVKQRLQEVRTIPIERPRSTTPINPTLLDEFVMQTSLDERRVEKMKISLPREESFKLKSPRKHAANTFMEFAGKVPDGGRKTAGKSPSPPPLPPRATARPSNWINFEEIPEKRKAPKRIQTIPRPEDEVKSDGYSYVQPEECRCECHEESRRASMKEAAASATRASSSCSSNGERACNGDNCTVPTSTSLDRASIVSDSSLEYSLSIEENNAAQPLSAKPFSIDLDVRSNRSSIVSQDETDETLHQ, encoded by the exons ATGGCGTCAGGAATACCGAGCGTTCATCAGAGGAAGCTTGGACCAGCGCCGATAGCATCCTTCGAAGACCTGTCCGACGAGGTGGAAAAC GGGGAACCGGCTGCGCGAATGCCAGGCATCGTCGAGGTCACCACGCCGGCAACGCCTGGTAGTTCGCTTAAGACACCCAGCACGCCGAGAATTGACATCAGCAGGGCGAGCAGTTCCTCCCACCATGAGGACAGTAACTCCAGGGATTCCACGCCCGAGAGGGAACTCCTCGCAG GCGGGGAACCTCCACCCGGATGCAAGCTGACTCTGGGCTACAAAGAGGACGCCCAGGATCTGAGATCGTCGACGGAGGAGCTCGACCTGCAAGATCCGATTCACGAGCAAGATCTGAAGAGGGAATCGAAGAAATTGGCCAAAAGGCGGAAGGAGGATGGTTCTCTGTCCGACTACAGCGGCAAACAATTGGACAGGGAGCGCAAGGACAGCAATTGTTCAGAGATTGTCCTGCTGAACATCAGCGGCAGAACGTCCAGGCTCTCCTCGGTTGGTAGCCAAGGTTCGGGGGCGTCCGGCAAGCTCTCCGTCGTGTCGGCCACGTCGTCCAG GTCACCGAGCCCGCACAAATGCCTGCTGGAAACGTCGTTCTGCGGGAGCAAGCCGACATTGGCCGATAACCTGATAGAACCGTCGAAGCCGGAGACGGACGACCTGGAGAAGATCCTGTTGAAACGGGAGGCGGACACCACGAAAGCGTTAATCCCTGAGAGCATAAAGGTGTCGATGGTGGATGGAAATTTGAAGCCAGATCCGTTGGACAAACCGAGGAGGCGGGggcgagaggagaggaaggagatttttaaaagagaagtGGAAATAACCAAGAGATTTCTCGAGAAGGTCAATATACAG GTGCCAGTTGTGAAGAGACAAGAGAATACAACAACGACtgagcaacaacaacaacaactgaGAAGTCAACAGATGCAAGAGGTACAGAAACCGGCCACCCTGGACTTCAACGACAAGAGGAAAAAGGCGCAGAACTTCAAGGAGATAGTGCAAACAACGCCGACGACGAGCAGCGTGACCGGCAGCCCAAAGTTGGCCAGGCATCAGAAAGTGCGCGACCTAGAGGGATCCCGTACACCCAGCCCGTCCTCCGTTTCGAGAAAGAGCAGTTTCACCTCCCTGTTCAAG GCCCGCACAGACAGCAGTGTGTTGAGCCCAGAATCACCGTCGCCCAGCACCAAGCCCCGCCGTAGCTTGACGTCCAAGATCAAGGACACGACCGAGAGTCTGCGCAGCAGGTCCAAGTCGAGGGACCGGGTCACCCCCCCGGGTGGTGAGAAAGGGCTGAGAAAGGAGGCGAGGAACAAGGGGGTGTTCTCGTCCACTCTGAGCTTGTTCAAGAAACGCGAGCGCAAGAAAAGTTACGACGAGGCGATCGCCGCCTCCTGCACCACCTCCGCCTCCACCTCGGCCGAGCTCAACCCCCCCTCGGTCGAGAGCATCGGCCACGTCGAGTTCCGGTTCAACGCGGACAAGGAGGGGGGGCGCAAGGACGACTCGATCTTCATAAGCTTGCACGCAGACGACAGGAACTACGAGGAGGCACTCCCCTCGGAGAGCGTCTCGATACCGCTGGAAACGCCCACGAAACTGTTGGACGAGTACGAGTCCGAGCCTCGCACGGGGAGCATCGTGACCGAGGTGTCGATCGAGCATTACCCCCCACccccgtcctcctcctcctcctcctcgtcgaggATAAAGACCGAGGCGTTGATCGAGATATCCTCGAGGATACCGCGGAGCGGGTCCAAGGAGTCCGAGATATCGAGGAGCTCGTCCAAGGACTCGAAGCTGAGCGGCCACGGGAAAGGGGAGGTTGGGGTGAGGTCGTCCGCGGAGGGGAAACCTTCCTCGGAGCACCGGGTGTCCAGCAGCTCGTCCAGAGACTCGataggagggaggagagacgCGACGACGAAGCCGAAGAGGAGGAGCAAAGAGGCGCAGGAGAGAAGGGACGAGGAGATCCCCTCGTCGAGGCAAGTAAGGGAGGAGGTTAGAAGGGCGGAGTTGTTGGACGAGGGAACGCTGAAGATCGCGGATCAGGAGCTGGCGAAGACGCCGAGCGTGATCTCCGACCTGGATCGCAACAGCTCGGAGTCGGAGAGGGACTCGGAGATCGAGTTTATCAGGAACAAGGTCGAGAAGCTTGCCGAGGAACTGCCGGACGAGAGGAAGGGCCTGTTCTACGAGGAGAGTTTCGAGGAGGATCTCCCCTATATCCCGACCACCCTCCCCTTGGAGAAAAGCGTGGCTGTGCCGATCCTGCCCGTGAAGCAACGACTTCAGGAAGTAAG GACTATACCGATCGAGAGGCCGCGCTCCACGACGCCGATAAACCCGACGCTGCTCGACGAGTTCGTGATGCAGACTTCCCTGGACGAGCGTCGAGTGGAGAAGATGAAGATATCGCTGCCCAGGGAGGAAAGTTTCAAGCTGAAGAGCCCGAGGAAGCACGCGGCGAACACGTTCATGGAGTTCGCCGGCAAGGTGCCCGACGGGGGCCGGAAAACCGCGGGCAAGTCGCCGAGTCCTCCTCCACTGCCACCGAGGGCCACGGCCAGGCCGAGCAATTGGATCAATTTCGAGGAGATACCGGAGAAGAGGAAAGCGCCGAAAAGGATCCAGACGATCCCTCGGCCCGAAGACGAGGTGAAATCAGATGGATACAGTTACGTTCAACCGGAGGAATGCAG GTGCGAGTGCCACGAAGAGTCGCGGCGAGCGTCGATGAAAGAGGCGGCTGCCAGCGCGACGAGGGCATCGTCCTCGTGCAGCAGCAACGGGGAACGCGCTTGCAACGGTGACAACTGTACGGTGCCTACGTCGACGTCACTGGACCGTGCCAGTATCGTCAG TGACAGCTCGTTGGAGTATAGCCTGAGCATCGAGGAGAACAACGCTGCGCAACCGTTATCGGCGAAGCCGTTCAGCATTGATCTGGACGTTAGGTCGAATCGGTCCAGTATCGTATCCCAGGACGAGACTGACGAGACCCTGCACCAATAA
- the LOC413427 gene encoding uncharacterized protein LOC413427 isoform X3 produces MASGIPSVHQRKLGPAPIASFEDLSDEVENGEPAARMPGIVEVTTPATPGSSLKTPSTPRIDISRASSSSHHEDSNSRDSTPERELLAGGEPPPGCKLTLGYKEDAQDLRSSTEELDLQDPIHEQDLKRESKKLAKRRKEDGSLSDYSGKQLDRERKDSNCSEIVLLNISGRTSRLSSVGSQGSGASGKLSVVSATSSRSPSPHKCLLETSFCGSKPTLADNLIEPSKPETDDLEKILLKREADTTKALIPESIKVSMVDGNLKPDPLDKPRRRGREERKEIFKREVEITKRFLEKVNIQVPVVKRQENTTTTEQQQQQLRSQQMQEVQKPATLDFNDKRKKAQNFKEIVQTTPTTSSVTGSPKLARHQKVRDLEGSRTPSPSSVSRKSSFTSLFKARTDSSVLSPESPSPSTKPRRSLTSKIKDTTESLRSRSKSRDRVTPPGGEKGLRKEARNKGVFSSTLSLFKKRERKKSYDEAIAASCTTSASTSAELNPPSVESIGHVEFRFNADKEGGRKDDSIFISLHADDRNYEEALPSESVSIPLETPTKLLDEYESEPRTGSIVTEVSIEHYPPPPSSSSSSSSRIKTEALIEISSRIPRSGSKESEISRSSSKDSKLSGHGKGEVGVRSSAEGKPSSEHRVSSSSSRDSIGGRRDATTKPKRRSKEAQERRDEEIPSSRQVREEVRRAELLDEGTLKIADQELAKTPSVISDLDRNSSESERDSEIEFIRNKVEKLAEELPDERKGLFYEESFEEDLPYIPTTLPLEKSVAVPILPVKQRLQEVRTIPIERPRSTTPINPTLLDEFVMQTSLDERRVEKMKISLPREESFKLKSPRKHAANTFMEFAGKVPDGGRKTAGKSPSPPPLPPRATARPSNWINFEEIPEKRKAPKRIQTIPRPEDEVKSDGYSYVQPEECRCECHEESRRASMKEAAASATRASSSCSSNGERACNGDNCTVPTSTSLDRASIVRFVSVLSVTARWSIA; encoded by the exons ATGGCGTCAGGAATACCGAGCGTTCATCAGAGGAAGCTTGGACCAGCGCCGATAGCATCCTTCGAAGACCTGTCCGACGAGGTGGAAAAC GGGGAACCGGCTGCGCGAATGCCAGGCATCGTCGAGGTCACCACGCCGGCAACGCCTGGTAGTTCGCTTAAGACACCCAGCACGCCGAGAATTGACATCAGCAGGGCGAGCAGTTCCTCCCACCATGAGGACAGTAACTCCAGGGATTCCACGCCCGAGAGGGAACTCCTCGCAG GCGGGGAACCTCCACCCGGATGCAAGCTGACTCTGGGCTACAAAGAGGACGCCCAGGATCTGAGATCGTCGACGGAGGAGCTCGACCTGCAAGATCCGATTCACGAGCAAGATCTGAAGAGGGAATCGAAGAAATTGGCCAAAAGGCGGAAGGAGGATGGTTCTCTGTCCGACTACAGCGGCAAACAATTGGACAGGGAGCGCAAGGACAGCAATTGTTCAGAGATTGTCCTGCTGAACATCAGCGGCAGAACGTCCAGGCTCTCCTCGGTTGGTAGCCAAGGTTCGGGGGCGTCCGGCAAGCTCTCCGTCGTGTCGGCCACGTCGTCCAG GTCACCGAGCCCGCACAAATGCCTGCTGGAAACGTCGTTCTGCGGGAGCAAGCCGACATTGGCCGATAACCTGATAGAACCGTCGAAGCCGGAGACGGACGACCTGGAGAAGATCCTGTTGAAACGGGAGGCGGACACCACGAAAGCGTTAATCCCTGAGAGCATAAAGGTGTCGATGGTGGATGGAAATTTGAAGCCAGATCCGTTGGACAAACCGAGGAGGCGGGggcgagaggagaggaaggagatttttaaaagagaagtGGAAATAACCAAGAGATTTCTCGAGAAGGTCAATATACAG GTGCCAGTTGTGAAGAGACAAGAGAATACAACAACGACtgagcaacaacaacaacaactgaGAAGTCAACAGATGCAAGAGGTACAGAAACCGGCCACCCTGGACTTCAACGACAAGAGGAAAAAGGCGCAGAACTTCAAGGAGATAGTGCAAACAACGCCGACGACGAGCAGCGTGACCGGCAGCCCAAAGTTGGCCAGGCATCAGAAAGTGCGCGACCTAGAGGGATCCCGTACACCCAGCCCGTCCTCCGTTTCGAGAAAGAGCAGTTTCACCTCCCTGTTCAAG GCCCGCACAGACAGCAGTGTGTTGAGCCCAGAATCACCGTCGCCCAGCACCAAGCCCCGCCGTAGCTTGACGTCCAAGATCAAGGACACGACCGAGAGTCTGCGCAGCAGGTCCAAGTCGAGGGACCGGGTCACCCCCCCGGGTGGTGAGAAAGGGCTGAGAAAGGAGGCGAGGAACAAGGGGGTGTTCTCGTCCACTCTGAGCTTGTTCAAGAAACGCGAGCGCAAGAAAAGTTACGACGAGGCGATCGCCGCCTCCTGCACCACCTCCGCCTCCACCTCGGCCGAGCTCAACCCCCCCTCGGTCGAGAGCATCGGCCACGTCGAGTTCCGGTTCAACGCGGACAAGGAGGGGGGGCGCAAGGACGACTCGATCTTCATAAGCTTGCACGCAGACGACAGGAACTACGAGGAGGCACTCCCCTCGGAGAGCGTCTCGATACCGCTGGAAACGCCCACGAAACTGTTGGACGAGTACGAGTCCGAGCCTCGCACGGGGAGCATCGTGACCGAGGTGTCGATCGAGCATTACCCCCCACccccgtcctcctcctcctcctcctcgtcgaggATAAAGACCGAGGCGTTGATCGAGATATCCTCGAGGATACCGCGGAGCGGGTCCAAGGAGTCCGAGATATCGAGGAGCTCGTCCAAGGACTCGAAGCTGAGCGGCCACGGGAAAGGGGAGGTTGGGGTGAGGTCGTCCGCGGAGGGGAAACCTTCCTCGGAGCACCGGGTGTCCAGCAGCTCGTCCAGAGACTCGataggagggaggagagacgCGACGACGAAGCCGAAGAGGAGGAGCAAAGAGGCGCAGGAGAGAAGGGACGAGGAGATCCCCTCGTCGAGGCAAGTAAGGGAGGAGGTTAGAAGGGCGGAGTTGTTGGACGAGGGAACGCTGAAGATCGCGGATCAGGAGCTGGCGAAGACGCCGAGCGTGATCTCCGACCTGGATCGCAACAGCTCGGAGTCGGAGAGGGACTCGGAGATCGAGTTTATCAGGAACAAGGTCGAGAAGCTTGCCGAGGAACTGCCGGACGAGAGGAAGGGCCTGTTCTACGAGGAGAGTTTCGAGGAGGATCTCCCCTATATCCCGACCACCCTCCCCTTGGAGAAAAGCGTGGCTGTGCCGATCCTGCCCGTGAAGCAACGACTTCAGGAAGTAAG GACTATACCGATCGAGAGGCCGCGCTCCACGACGCCGATAAACCCGACGCTGCTCGACGAGTTCGTGATGCAGACTTCCCTGGACGAGCGTCGAGTGGAGAAGATGAAGATATCGCTGCCCAGGGAGGAAAGTTTCAAGCTGAAGAGCCCGAGGAAGCACGCGGCGAACACGTTCATGGAGTTCGCCGGCAAGGTGCCCGACGGGGGCCGGAAAACCGCGGGCAAGTCGCCGAGTCCTCCTCCACTGCCACCGAGGGCCACGGCCAGGCCGAGCAATTGGATCAATTTCGAGGAGATACCGGAGAAGAGGAAAGCGCCGAAAAGGATCCAGACGATCCCTCGGCCCGAAGACGAGGTGAAATCAGATGGATACAGTTACGTTCAACCGGAGGAATGCAG GTGCGAGTGCCACGAAGAGTCGCGGCGAGCGTCGATGAAAGAGGCGGCTGCCAGCGCGACGAGGGCATCGTCCTCGTGCAGCAGCAACGGGGAACGCGCTTGCAACGGTGACAACTGTACGGTGCCTACGTCGACGTCACTGGACCGTGCCAGTATCGTCAG GTTTGTTTCTGTACTTTCAGTGACAGCTCGTTGGAGTATAGCCTGA